A genomic stretch from Gammaproteobacteria bacterium includes:
- the cynS gene encoding cyanase — MKREELTEAIQDARRERGLTWKQLAEKVGRSPVWTTAALLGQMKMAREEAERAGKALGLDEQAIALLQTVPTRGESMDTVPVDPTIYRFYELLQVYGPTWKELIHEEFGDGIMSAIDFEMSLERQPDPKGDRVKIVMSGKFLPYKTY, encoded by the coding sequence ATGAAACGTGAAGAACTCACTGAAGCGATTCAGGATGCCAGGCGCGAGCGCGGGCTTACCTGGAAGCAACTGGCGGAAAAGGTTGGACGCAGCCCCGTCTGGACGACCGCCGCTCTGCTCGGCCAGATGAAGATGGCACGCGAGGAGGCCGAACGCGCGGGCAAGGCGCTGGGACTGGACGAGCAGGCGATCGCGCTGCTGCAAACAGTGCCGACTCGCGGCGAGTCGATGGACACCGTGCCGGTCGATCCCACCATCTATCGCTTTTACGAACTGCTTCAGGTGTACGGCCCCACGTGGAAGGAACTGATCCACGAGGAGTTTGGCGACGGCATCATGAGCGCGATCGACTTCGAGATGAGTCTTGAACGTCAGCCCGACCCCAAGGGCGACCGGGTGAAGATCGTGATGAGCGGCAAATTCCTGCCCTACAAAACGTATTGA
- a CDS encoding MFS transporter has protein sequence MNSRTIHDWRPNDPEFWEGTGKPIAQRNLIFSIFAEFLGFSVWLLWSVVAVNLEAAGFNYTTEQLFWLVSLPALTGATLRLPYGAAVPIFGGRNFTVFSAAALLVPTIGLAVLVQDTSTPYWLMLLIASTAGLGGGNFAASMANISYFYPDSQKGWALGLNAAGGNIGVSFVQLIVPAVIGLGMLGLGAAAAGSALEVQWAGWMWVPMILASTVCAWFYMDNLAVSKASLREQSVILKRSHTWIISFLYIGTFGSFIGYSAALPLLIQLQFPELNPLQFAFLGPLVGSVARPLGGWLSDRYGGTTVTFWNFVVMLAATLGVMAVLEGGSFAAFLAMFMVLFVTTGIGNGSTFRIVPTVFLRDRLAEVGGQGEAAQATAERSGRFEAAAVLAFSSAIGAYGGFVIPQGFGRSIAATGGPEFALGLFAAFYVSCIAVTWWFYVRTAADTDPAEAALAMVET, from the coding sequence ATGAACAGCCGGACGATCCATGACTGGCGACCGAACGACCCGGAATTCTGGGAGGGAACGGGCAAGCCGATCGCGCAGCGCAATCTGATCTTCTCGATCTTCGCCGAATTTCTCGGTTTCTCGGTGTGGCTGCTGTGGAGCGTGGTCGCCGTGAATCTTGAAGCCGCCGGCTTCAATTACACCACCGAACAACTCTTCTGGCTGGTGTCGCTACCGGCTTTAACGGGGGCGACGTTGCGCTTACCCTACGGCGCGGCGGTGCCGATTTTCGGCGGACGCAATTTCACCGTGTTCAGTGCCGCGGCGTTGCTGGTGCCGACCATCGGCCTTGCCGTGCTCGTGCAGGACACCTCCACGCCTTACTGGCTGATGCTGCTGATAGCGAGCACTGCGGGCTTAGGCGGCGGCAACTTCGCGGCCAGCATGGCGAACATCAGTTACTTCTATCCCGATTCTCAGAAGGGCTGGGCGCTGGGATTGAACGCGGCCGGCGGCAACATCGGCGTGAGCTTCGTGCAACTTATCGTGCCCGCTGTCATCGGTCTGGGAATGCTGGGGCTGGGCGCCGCCGCGGCGGGCTCCGCGCTGGAGGTGCAATGGGCCGGCTGGATGTGGGTGCCAATGATCCTGGCTTCTACCGTTTGCGCCTGGTTCTACATGGATAACCTGGCCGTATCGAAGGCCAGCTTGCGCGAGCAGTCCGTCATCCTCAAGCGTTCGCATACCTGGATCATCTCGTTTTTGTATATCGGCACCTTCGGCTCGTTTATTGGGTACTCGGCCGCGCTGCCGCTGCTGATCCAGCTGCAATTCCCGGAGCTGAACCCCTTGCAGTTCGCGTTTCTCGGGCCGCTGGTGGGCTCGGTGGCGCGACCGCTGGGCGGCTGGCTCAGTGATCGCTATGGTGGCACGACGGTGACATTCTGGAATTTCGTCGTCATGCTCGCGGCCACGCTCGGTGTGATGGCCGTGCTCGAAGGCGGCTCGTTCGCCGCGTTCCTGGCGATGTTTATGGTGTTGTTCGTGACTACCGGCATCGGCAACGGCTCCACGTTTCGCATTGTGCCAACGGTGTTTCTGCGTGATCGCCTGGCCGAAGTTGGGGGTCAGGGCGAGGCGGCGCAAGCCACCGCCGAACGTAGCGGACGCTTCGAGGCAGCCGCGGTGCTGGCGTTCAGCTCGGCGATCGGCGCGTACGGTGGGTTCGTGATCCCGCAGGGCTTCGGCCGCTCGATTGCCGCCACTGGCGGTCCCGAATTCGCGCTAGGTCTGTTCGCGGCGTTCTACGTCTCGTGCATAGCGGTCACCTGGTGGTTTTACGTACGCACCGCCGCCGACACCGATCCCGCCGAGGCTGCCTTGGCAATGGTTGAAACCTGA